From Oceanotoga teriensis, the proteins below share one genomic window:
- a CDS encoding OsmC family protein: MKKYYEFKEISPRHFYSRTASEHDIHVDAGKEIGGGDTAARPFEYLMTGLAGCSGIDVSMILEKMKVEYEEFNIKIDADRRDEDPGIFETIHMVYEFKGDNLPIDKLERAVKLSQEKYCGAAAIFKASAKLTYEIKVIN, encoded by the coding sequence ATGAAAAAATATTATGAATTTAAAGAAATATCACCAAGACATTTTTATTCAAGAACGGCATCAGAACATGATATACATGTTGATGCAGGAAAAGAAATAGGTGGAGGAGATACTGCAGCAAGACCATTTGAATATCTTATGACAGGACTTGCAGGTTGTTCTGGAATAGATGTTTCTATGATACTTGAGAAGATGAAAGTTGAATATGAAGAATTCAATATAAAAATAGATGCAGATAGAAGAGATGAGGATCCAGGAATATTCGAAACTATTCATATGGTCTACGAGTTTAAGGGAGATAATTTACCTATAGATAAACTTGAAAGAGCTGTTAAACTCTCTCAAGAAAAATATTGTGGAGCAGCAGCAATATTTAAAGCTTCAGCAAAATTAACTTATGAAATAAAAGTAATAAATTAA